From the Homo sapiens chromosome 1, GRCh38.p14 Primary Assembly genome, one window contains:
- the MTF1 gene encoding metal regulatory transcription factor 1 isoform X3 → MKGHDNKGHSYNALPQHNGSEDTNHSLCLSDLSLLSTDSELRENSSTTQGQDLSTISPAIIFESMFQNSDDTAIQEDPQQTASLTESFNGDAESVSDVPPSTGNSASLSLPLVLQPGLSEPPQPLLPASAPSAPPPAPSLGPGSQQAAFGNPPALLQPPEVPVPHSTQFAANHQEFLPHPQAPQPIVPGLSVVAGASASAAAVASAVAAPAPPQSTTEPLPAMVQTLPLGANSVLTNNPTITITPTPNTAILQSSLVMGEQNLQWILNGATSSPQNQEQIQQASKVEKVFFTTAVPVASSPGSSVQQIGLSVPVIIIKQEEACQCQCACRDSAKERASSRRKGCSSPPPPEPSPQAPDGPSLQLPAQTFSSAPVPGSSSSTLPSSCEQSRQAETPSDPQTETLSAMDVSEFLSLQSLDTPSNLIPIEALLQGEEEMGLTSSFSK, encoded by the exons ATGAAAGGTCATGATAACAAAGGACACTCATACAATGCACTTCCACAACACAATGGATCAGAG gATACAAATCACTCACTTTGTCTAAGTGACTTGAGCCTTCTGTCCACAGATTCTGAATTGCGAGAAAATTCCAGTACG ACCCAGGGCCAGGACCTCAGCACAATTTCACCAGCAATCATCTTTGAATCAATGTTCCAGAATTCAGATGATACGGCAATTCAGGAAGATCCTCAACAGACAG cTTCCTTGACTGAAAGTTTTAATGGTGATGCAGAGTCAGTCAGTGATGTTCCGCCATCCACAGGAAATTCAGCATCTTTATCTCTTCCACTTGTACTGCAACCTGGCCTCTCCGAGCCACCCCAGCCTCTACTACCTGCCTCAGCTCCGTCTGCTCCTCCGCCTGCTCCCTCCCTAGGACCTGGCTCCCAGCAAGCTGCATTTGGCAACCCCCCTGCTCTCTTACAACCTCCAGAAGTGCCTGTTCCCCACAGCACACAGTTTGCTGCTAATCATCAAGAGTTTCTTCCGCACCCCCAGGCACCGCAGCCCATTGTACCAGGACTTTCTGTTGTTGCTGGGGCTTCTGCATCAGCAGCGGCAGTGGCATCAGCTGTGGCAGCACCAGCCCCACCACAAAGTACTACTGAGCCCCTGCCAGCCATGGTCCAGACTCTGCCCCTGGGTGCCAACTCTGTCCTAACTAATAATCCCACAATAACCATCACCCCAACTCCCAACACAGCTATCCTGCAGTCCAGCCTAGTCATGGGAGAACAGAACTTACAATGGATATTAAATGGTGCCACCAGTTCTCCACAAAACCAAGAACAAATT cagcAAGCATCTAAAGTTGAGAAGGTGTTTTTTACCACTGCAGTACCAGTAGCCAGTAGCCCAG GGAGCTCTGTCCAGCAGATTGGCCTCAGTGTTCCTGTGATCATCATCAAACAAGAAGAGGCATGTCAGTGTCAGTGTGCATGCCGGGACTCTGCAAAGGAGCGGGCATCCAGCAGGAGAAAGGGctgctcctccccaccccctccagagCCGAGCCCCCAGGCTCCTGATGGGCCCAGCCTGCAGCTCCCAGCGCAGACTTTCTCTTCAGCCCCTGTTCCCGGGTCATCATCCTCTACCTTGCCCTCCTCCTGTGAGCAAAGCCGACAAGCAGAGACTCCTTCAGACCCTCAGACAGAAACATTAAGTGCCATGGATGTGTCAGAGTTTCTATCCCTCCAGAGCCTGGACACCCCGTCCAATCTGATTCCCATTGAAGCACTACTgcagggggaggaggagatgggcCTCACCAGCAGCTTCTCCAAGTGA